The genomic DNA TCCAGTAAACCAAGCAGGGCAGAATGTTTGAGGACAAAAAACAAGGGATCAAATGAACACCTGTCCTCTTCTGTATTCTCCTTTTCATATGGGGCTCAGAGAACAAGATTCCTGTTCATTAATAATGAAGCGTATGCATAATATATCAGTCATCTTGAATGGAGGCTTCTTAACTTCACTCCCAGtctgaaaaatgttttcaatgtAAAACTAAGTATAAAAGTGAGACATCAATCACTTGTTTTACTAGTAGCTTTGACCAATGCAGTAAGTATACagaagaataaaaacactaaagAAATAGACATAACTCAAAATGGcattaagacatttatttttaaagacttaAAGATATTGCAATAGCATCAGTGACTaacataaaaaagcaaacaagatGCTTTTAGAGCTGTACTACACTTgagcatttaaatgttttcagaccTGCTTTAATAAAGAGGGGGCCATATTTTACTCAACACTGACCTCTTTGGATAACAAAAAATTAAGACTATAAGGAACTTTACATTTTTGAAAGCATAACTCGTTTTTACTAATTAAACGCACTGaaccaataattaataatatttgaatacaaataataaatttgTATCTCATATTTATTCTATTAAGAAGTATCAGATCAAAAACTATTTGAGAAACGCGCTTGAATTTAGCATTGTGTCGGGGTAGACTGCCATCTAGCGTTCAACTAAAGCAATCATCATGTCTTATTCACTCAAACGACAATAATAGTCCGAACTCAGTTAGTGACGTTACAAATTATCCTCATTCAAATCAATGATTGGGGATGAAAGATATAGGTTATATTAAGTTAACTGACATTTAGGTCTGTCCAGAGTGGTTTCCATGATTAATAAAATGACCAACTCTGATCTCAAATTAGCAGTATAAGAGAGGCTTGATCTTTAAATGATAAATTGCTTCAGTTACttaattttatgttaatgttCTCTATATCTATCGAAGTGAAGACCTAGTCAATAAACTAATTATGTATTGGATCAGTGTAGTAGTTCCCTTTGTGAAATGCTGTATTTCTCAACATATTGATCTTTCATCATAGACCATTTTACTGCTTAATTCTATGGGATAAGTTGGCACAATAGAACCTGCCATTATTATCTATTACATACTTTGCAGCAAATTttcaacagtaaataaataaataatcaaatgaataCCTTAAATGAGGGTGTTGCACTAGGTGTTTGAAGCCAAAAACAAAAACGAAGTTATTGAAACAGATACAGGTATGTTACTGGACTTTTGACTCAGAATTTTATTAGTAAGCCATTATGACAACTATCCCCCAGTCATCAATATGAgctaattatgtattatataacaattacataatttattatttagattGCTACTAGTTTACCTTAAATTCGAAGTGATGTTATGACCATAATAATTGATATACTTAAAGTTACGTCCTACCGCTACTGCACAAATATTTACCCTCATCTGTTGTGCCTTTGTTCATGTGCCTATCCGGGTACTCACGCCCTGTCCAATCAGAGTCGAGCAGTAACATCGgcacaaaaaaactttttctttgcatttatcTAAATGCATTATTATCTTAAGCGACCTTTACACGTCATGGTCCAAGATAATCGAGAACATTCAATTAACTTGAAAAAATCTGCCTCATCTGTGATGTTACAAGCGCGAGTCTGCGCGAGCACGCCGCAGAAACGTGATGGACTATTACGTGTGCTGCATGGATCTGACCAATCAGCTACATTGGTGCCAGTTTGCGTCAGTGGGTAGGCGGAGTCAACTAATGGCTGAGGGTGCGCGGGGTGAGTTGACATTCAACTAAAGGACAACAATCGTGTGGCTATTCATCGCCAATGACGCTTGTAACGATATATGAATAGAAAGcgtgtatttaaatatgtatataatctGAGAACGCATATATTTAACGTTTTAGGAAGGAGTAAGAcggctgttgtttttttctgcctGTCTTCGCGAGTTCGTGTTGACGCTCGCGTGCTTTCTTTGTTGAGGTTTTCCTGTACgtgtttttgtttgaaatatcAATCCGTCAGTTTTACACTTAGGGGCGCGTTTCTGTCTAGACGTACAGTCTAAACACACTGCGTTCTCTGATGCACGCGCACCGTGTTCAGTCACAGGGTGTGTAAAGCAACCATAGGAATTTTCGCTCAGTATTTCAGCCAACATGGGAAAAGTTTTTCTTGAGCAAGGCTGAAAAAGACGCAATCAGATCAGACTTTACACCTGAATTGAGAAGGCAAATTTGGGAGTTGCTGGAGCAGACGTGATTTCAGAAGGGGCTGCGGAATATAAGGAGTAATGGTGGTCAACACGATCCACTGGTTCAGGAAGGGCTTAAGGCTCCATGATAACCCATCTCTGCGGGACTCTATAATAGGAGCCGATACTCTGAGATGCGTTTACATACTGGACCCCTGGTTTGCAGGATCGTCCAACGTGGGAATCAACAGATGGAGGTGAGTTTCCTTTGTGTGCAGAGAACTGAGAAAATCAGATCCTGTGACAAGCCAAGCTGTCTTTAagttacactgctgttcaaaagtttgattgtgttttaaagaagtattTTCTGTTAATCGAGggtgtatttatttgaataaaaatgcaggaaaaaaaacagtcatattgtaaaatagtattgccatttaaaattatgaatttaatgtacttcaaaatataatttatttctgtgatgaaaagctgattTTGCTTCATAATTACTctatagtcttcagtgtcacatggtccttcagaaatctttctaatatgctgatttattatcattgttaGAAACATGAtgaataaagtttaaaagaacagcatttatgtaaaatagaaatcttttctaacaatataagtctttattataatttttttattaaattcaacacatccttgctgaataaaagcattcattaaaaaagtaaataaataaataataataattactgaccccaaacatttgaacagtagtttatattgttactatatatatatatatatatatatatatatatatatatatatatatatatatatatacatatatatatatatatatatatatatatatatatatatatatatatataaaaatctattagATTAGACACTAGTCATTTGCTACTAGTCCAGGACttgaatttttttgtaaatgggGGGAATTCCCTCTTTTGGTGGCTCTTCGGGGGTATTTTTTTAGTTGGAGGGGGGAGTTAGGGTATTTTTTTAGACACATTTTTAAACTACAATTATCCAACCTAAATGTTTCGtcatattgtatttgtattttacaaattatattgttGTTGATTCATATTTGTATTGTGAGGAAGATTCTTAAAAAGAACTTTGATTTCAAActcttaattaaatttattttaactaaGAACGACAAGTAAACCATcagtaataacataataatatataaatgtcaagcagtggcacaaacaaatacaatacCAAGATACTACTAAAACGAACTGTGCTTTAAGTTTTTCAGGTATGTATAACAGTAATATTCAGTTACAGAAATACCACAGAATTGGAATAATGACTGACAATGTTTAGTATAAATCGAATGTTTGCGTGAATACTCATCAAGATGGGCATTTTAACTATAGTCTAATTTAACACTGTTTAAATTAGTAGTATTTTAGCAATTAAATTCTATGTCAATATGTACTTTAGATGATAACTGTTCACTTCAGACTAGTATGTAGTTGTTTTTGGTACCTTTTCCAGTATTACTAGTAATTACTCATTAGGTACTATTATTTATTCTCATGTACTGTAAACTGGTACCCATGTCTTGTACAAAAGTTGTTAGAATAAGCACTAGCAAAACTGAAATAGTTACTAGTAGTGAGTGACTAAGAATAAGTACTAGTACATTTTCTAGTGAAATCTGAATATGTACCATCAAAAACTGGAATGCATACTAGTGAAGTGAATAACTTTAGACAGTTTGTTACCAGCAGTCATAGTGGAAATAGTCACCTGCTGCCAAATATTTATATCATCTATTTAATTAGCACTAGCAATTTCACTCATAACTATTGTATGAATACTACTAGCTCAGTATGAAGCGGAGTTTCTGTAAGCTGTACCATGCTTTGTAAAATATATAGCTTAAGAAGCTTTACATttccagtttgtttgtttatttaattgatgTTAGcttatttatcaattaaaatttTGACTTGGTGGCCACAAGTAGCCCTTACTTTAGTATCTATTATAAAGACcatttaattaagtttaatttgGGATTGTTTTACCATTAAGGACTTGTACAATACCAAAAGAGTAAATACAACTGCCATTCTCTTGGTTTACTGTTAGTGCTGGGTGGTTATATCTTTATAATAGGGCATTTTGTGGTGCGATATTCTTGTGAGATGCTTGAGCGGTCACTCTCATAGCAGAGTTATGATATAACGTACAGCTCAGCCACCTCTCCTCTCCCTGCGGTGCGGGACATGAGGAAGTAGGTCAGTGTGTCAGATGCGATTACCTCATTCCCCTTTCAGCACTGACTTACAGTTCTTTTCCACCTCCTTCAAACAGACTCTCGCCTATGGTATGTCACCACTCCTTTTCATGGTTGTTAAAAGGCTTCTTTTGAGAGGTCACGTGTATAATTTGTCCCCTGAATTGCCCTGCAatacttttgtttatttgtaatcgGTCTATGTGTCAAAGACACCCCGGCTGTTGTCCTAGTAATGTGTTTGATTTTACATACACATGCACAGCCTGTTTGTACAGTCCAGCTTGATAGGCagctatttattgtttttatatatatatatagctaatgGAATTTATTCCAGGATAGCAAGACTTAATATTCAAcagctattactccagttttcagtgtcacatgatacttcagaaatcgttctaatatgctgattttctgttcattaaatatttcttatgtttctcaatgttgaaaatgattTGGCTTCTCAATGTTTTTCTAACAAACTAAAGTTTGTACTGGAAGACAAAACATGTCATTCAGACTTGTAGAACAAGCTGCAGGTGTGCTTTCATATGCAGATCCATTATATGGCAGTGACTTTAAGAATGTGTGAGCTGATTCATTTTCATCTTGATCTGGGATGTGCTGTAGCGGATCAGACGTCTTTAGGAAGGGTCGCAGACAAGCTCAACTAGATGCTGCTGATACACCGTCCTACAAGAGGGAACTCTTAACTCTCACTCAGACAGGATTAGATTCTTCTATTATATgcttattatgttatatattcagtgcagctaaaaataaaatcatgcatgCTATTTTACACTGTGAGGATCTAGCTGGCTTGTTTAACCAAACAGTGACCATGAAGTTTGATAAGGTctataataatctaataaataacCTAAATGACTAAACTGATTACCACATTTAGCCCCATGCAACCTAATAAAATCACAAGGTCATTGCCAAATCAgtgggcatttttttttaaaaagaattaaCATTTTTCCAGACAGTTATGCCAAGCTCTAAAATTATTTATTGGATAGAAATTGTGagtgaaaatatttataaaactctTATTCTTAATCCTTATTCAATATATCATGAACGACTGTAAGGGGTCATGCAAATTCTTTAGTTAAAAAGCACAGGAACCTTAACAACATTCAGTTCTTAAAAGTCCtgaagtgtatttatttaagtttttaagtaaaaaatattatatataattttcttcagTGTACGGAATCTAGGTGTTATCATAGATTTAATAAAGTTTTGAAAGCAAAATTTGGGCAAGGGGCTTTTGAATGTTGCTGTGGACCAATGAGTTTCATTCTTCACAAAATGAATGTATTATGAAGAATGCTGGAGACCTAACTGTTGCCGTTAGACATTGAATtctacagtatattttatttatttcttagtttttttcaGTACTACGAAAATCTATTGCTGCcataaacattcttcagaatatcatcttttgtgctcaacagaagaaagaatctaaattatgacatttttggAAGGACTATCCTTTTAAGAAACTATGTGTAGCATACTGTTAAGCAACTTTAACTGCTTTTAAACACAACTGTGTTTTAACTTACTTTCAAAGGAATATTAGGCAGTACACTGTCAGTAAACTAGTATTCAATTCCATTCTGAACACTGCACATGAAATACAGAATATAACCGATATGTTTTTCGACCCCATTAGTCTGTTAGTGCCCTCTGCTGGACTATTCAGAAAAACCTCACTCTTGTTCCCTcaagaattaaaataaacaaccATGTCTATTTAAACTACTGTTTCATTTACTAGTCATTTATTCAAATTAGATTTCTCTTTGTATTACAGGTTTTTGCTGCAATGTCTTGAGGACTTGGACGCCAGCCTTCGCAAACTTAACTTTCGCCTCTTTGTCATCAGGGGACAGCCCACGGATGTCTTTCCAAGACTTTTCAAGGTCAGCCGCCTAAGCCTATTCAACAGTTTTGTGTAAACGCTCTGTCGGTACATGCTGTTCTGTGTCTGCCTCTTATTTGACACTGCAtctctttatttcattttttctccCTAGGAGTGGAATATCACCCGGCTGTCATATGAGTACGACTCTGAGCCCTTCGGGAAGGATCGTGATGCAGCCATTAAGAAGCTGGCCACTGAAGCCGGGGTGGAAGCCTTCGTCAGGATCTCCCACACACTCTATGATCTGGACAAGTGAGTGTATCTGTAATCATTGCCATATGCCCATATGACTTCCAACGTGGCTGCCAACAGTCCTGTGGGAAGCTGTTGCCCACCATGCCTGATAGTTAACTCTTTATTGAGAATGTTATGCAGAAAGatacagagatttttaatctgTCATATGAATACCATAAAGAAATcacatttcaaatatgaaatattgtgTTAAACAGTTGCATATTACATATTAGCATTTGCTGTGGGAATCATGTTAGTTCTTGTTATTGGCTTTGAATTTTAGTATCTTGACAACTCTGAAATGCCATTATATTGTGTACATATTCTAATTATCCCATCTGTTGCTCTAGGATCATAGAGTTAAACGGAGGACAGTCTCCTCTCACCTATAAACGATTTCAGACGCTCATCAGCAGAATGGATCCTGTGGAAACACCAGCAGAGACGATCACGGCTGAAGTCATGGGCAAATGCGCCACACCAGTCAACGATGACCATGATGACAAGTTTGGCGTTCCCTCGCTGGAGGAGCTCGGTGAGATGCCGTGCTCCCTCCCTTTGCATGTGTCTGTTGGAAATGAGATTTTGAACAAGTGTTCGTGTCTTCAGGTTTTGAAACGGATGGACTGTCCTCAGCTGTGTGGCctggtggagaaactgaagcTCTGACTCGACTAGAGAGACACCTGGAGAGGAAGGTAGACTTGTCCTCTAATACACAGTTTTGCAGTTATGCTGTTATTGTATTACgccatataccgtattttccgtacTATAAGTATGAATGAAAACtatgcattaaatataatttattgattaaaCTGATTGAAAGTGAcaaagatgtttataatgttataaatgcatttcaaataaatgctgttcttttgaactttatgttaatcaaagaatcctgaaaataaaatatcatggtttccacgaaaatattcagcagcacaaatgttttttatattgataataaaaggaaatgtttcatgagcatcaaatcagcatattagaatgatttctagaggatcacgtgacactgaagactggagtaatgatgctgaaaattcgtctttgccatcacaggattaaattacattttaaagtatatgatCAAATATAAAACCGTTcgtttaaattgaaataatatttcacaatagtactgtatttttcataaaataaatcagccttggtgagcatataagacttcttttaaacaacaaacaaatatgggtcactccaaacttttgaccattaatataatttgtatatattatctTTTTCCATTTTCAGGCTTGGGTGGCTAACTTTGAGCGTCCCAGAATGAATGCTAATTCCTTGCTGGCCAGCCCCACAGGCCTGAGCCCTTACCTCCGGTTTGGCTGCCTCTCCTGCAGACTTTTCTATTTCAAACTCACAGACCTCTACAGAAAGGTAAAGAGAACAGCACTGTCTCACTCTGACTTTCAAGGTACTTTTCATCACTGATAATCGTTCGTAAGATCCTCTTAAGTGGCTGACAAGTTAttctcatcctttttttttctggcttttcAAATGCAGGTCAAGAAAAATAGTGTCCCACCTCTGTCCCTTTACGGTCAGCTGCTCTGGCGTGAGTTCTTCTACACGGCTGCCACTAACAACCCACACTTTGACAAAATGGAGTTCAACCCCATCTGCGTAAAGATCCCGTGGGACAGGAACCCCGAAGCTCTGGCGAAGTGGGCAGAGGGCCGGACTGGTTTCCCGTGGATTGATGCCATAATGACCCAGTTGAGGCAGGAGGGCTGGATCCACCACCTGGCCAGGCACGCTGTTGCTTGCTTCCTTACACGTGGAGACCTGTGGATCAGCTGGGAAGAGGGCATGAAGGTACTGCAATCATTGTTCTGgatctcaataaaaaaaactgttgcttTATGTGCTAAAATCTATATTGatattgtttgatttgtttttaaaggtGTTTGAGGAGCTGTTGCTGGATGCAGACTGGAGCGTCAATGCTGGAAGCTGGATGTGGCTTTCGTGCAGCTCATTCTTCCAGCAGTTCTTTCACTGTTACTGTCCGGTGGGCTTTGGTCGACGTACCGACCCAAATGGAGACTATATAAGGTGCTACTCTTGACCCTTGCTTATATCCACAAACATTCagttgaataaaaatgaataaaaaatttggTTCAATATTGAGACCATTCTCTTTGAAtgctgattttattattacagacgCTATTTGCCCATATTGAGGGGCTTCCCTGCCAAATTTATCTATGACCCTTGGAATGCCCCAGAAAGTGTCCAGAAAATTGCAAAGTGCATAATTGGAGTGCACTACCCTAAACCCATGGTTAATCATGCTGAGGCCAGCAGGATAAACATCGAGCGAATGAAGCAGATTTACCAGCAGCTGTCCTGCTACCGGGGCCTTGGTAAGAAAATGAAGAGCTATTTCAAAACCCCAACTCTTAAAAATCTTGTTTAACTTTCCTGTTATGCTTTTCAGGGCTCCTTGAAACTGTTCCATCCAACGCACCCAACAATGGAGATGGAGCAGGTCCTTCTTCAGGAGACAACACACAGGAGAGCACTCACATTACCGGTATACCAACAAGCACAATTTCATACATCTTAAATTTCATCTCTGGAAATGTCTGATAATGGGGGTTTTGCAGTAATCTTGGGGTTCCCAAATTTGTTCATTAACCGGTCCccttacatgtaaaatatatgccgtattttttggactataagtcgcacctgagtataagtcgcatcagtccaaaatctgtcatgatgagaaaaaaaaacatatataagtcgcaccggactataagtcgcatttatttagaaccaagaaccaagagaaaacattaccgtctacagctgcgagagggcgctctttgtcttcagtgtagactacaggaacactgagcagcatagagcgccctctcgtggctagagacggtaatgttttctattggttcatttctctcggttcatttctctggttcatgtcaaattaatttttataaataagtcgcagctgactataagtcgcaggaacagccaaactatgaaaaaacgtGTGACTTattgtccggaaaatacggtacttgaaGTAAATCATTTAATGACACATTGACACAAGGTTCTCTGGTTATTGTTCACATAACCAGTaagaaaatgggaaaaaaaatgcacttgATTTATAAAGATTTAAATACAAGTTACAATACTAAATTTTTTTGACATAAATATTTGATATTCCGTTAAACCTAAGTTGagctttaaacatttaatatgctCCGTTTTATTTTGGCTGAAATGCTGTTAACTTCTGTACAAAGTCCAAATAACCTATGTGTAAAGAACCCACGTTTTTGTGAAACCCTGGTCTAATTGATCCAATTTTAGTTATATTGTGGTCTTCAATTCATGATGTGTATAAGAAGTTGGGATCATTTGAGTTATATTTGTGTTGGAATATTTACCCTTTCTTTACCAGCAGTGCAGACATCACCAGCAAGTTCTCAACCAAAGTTCTCACCATTTACAGTGTCATGTGGTCAACTGTCTGTCAACAGTGTACAGCCACAGCCAGGTGTGTACTGGCTCTGATGCATGGGTTTTGAGATATAATAAATGTTGCTTGCATGTGAAACAGACCTTAGGCTGCTTTATTAAGATGTCTGTCTTTCCGATCTAGGTTACTCAAGTGTTGGTTTGGTTGGACAAgctcacacacagtcacagagAGGTGAGTTCTGTTATCCATGTTCTGTAGCACATTCTGAACTAAAGCGGTCTCACTGTGGCCTaacgttttaatttaattttagtttgttctaTGTTGAGATTTGCTTATAACAAGTCAATGTCAGACTAGTTTAAACACACCCAATCTTGCAATGAAAAGAAGGGTTTACCTCATGTTTGTGGAGGATTATATTTTGCTGAAAGCATAGACTTTTTAAAGCCAGGGCTATTCATCTGTGGAGTTATACTACCAGTCAAACGTTTGGGGTGGTAagatttgtttgaaatgtttttgaaagataatactatgaaatataattacaatttaaaatcactgttttctgttgtgatatgttgtaaaatgtagtttattcctataatagaaaaataaatcttttggaacattatgaaatgtcttttatcacttttgatcaaattaatgtgtcctttctgaagaaatttattaatttctttaataatttaaacattatactaactttaaacttttgaatggtactgtggAATTTTCATGCCACTTAAACAATAATTTTGTACAAATTACAACCTCACAGGCTGTTTTTGTGTTTAGGGAGAGGGACGAGTGCTTTTTTGAAGCGGCATAGTGAAGAACAAGCTTCAGATGGTTTGTCGAAGATTCAGAGGCATGACAGTAACTAGCTGCTTCAGAAGCAAGGATATACACACACCCTTCTTGAGACTGGTGTTTGGCCCTGTCCTGAACCATGGCTCAAAGGACAATGTCTCCACATGACATATCAACTCcatgctttgctttgctttggcCTTTATGCTTTACCATGGTCTCATTCTGCTTGTAGAGCTTCAGTTAACATTGAGGTCAAATGTGGTGGCCCAGGGTCAGGGGACTGTCAACTAAGCTGTTTGACATTGTATAATGTATGCAGTTACCGAATTTAAGATGTCTCAATTTTTGCAAGCTGTATGTTGATTAGTTGTGGAGGAAAAGGTTTTGTAGTATTCACACAATCCAAATGTCAAAATTGTTTTCtctatgaatgtgtgtgtatctatCATACCATTTGATGTTCATGTGTGCAATGTTGTTGCAATAACTGTGATTTACACAATCCTGTGTAATATTAAGAGGAATGTATTTGGAAATTCATATCTTGATAGCGATCATCAGGAGCATAGCGGCCACTATTTGAGAATCTTTAAACTAGTCGCTCTTTGATAAGTCAAAGGATTTGGTTGATCTAAATGTTCAATTCTAATTTATAAATAGACacgttaaaatgtatttgaagtcCACAGTGAAAATCTGTATATTTAGTCAGATTTTTTGCTTTATATAAAGGAGTAACTATCATTGAGGTTTGTGGCTCTTCAGCACAAATTGATTTGTTTCAAGACAATTACTGGGAAGCAAACCAACTGTATATAAGCGTATACTGGAAGTAATTCAGTCTGCAAAACAATGTACATAACTTTTTCTCTTGCTTATTTACAGACTtgctgttatatttttttatatgatacaatactttttttattgttgtaatgtCTTTATAAATCACCATTAAAACATGATAGATCTGTTACAATGCTACAGTGATTATGAGATAATTTGAACCATGTTCATCAGTATTATTGAAATTGATTTTCTtaacatttattatcagtgttggctATTAACAGACCATGTGTAATCTATTTTACACCATCAGATTACTATTATGTTTGTATGAATTACATATCGTACGCATGACCTGTCTGACAACATCAATAAATTACTTGTTAATCtgtttggaatttttttattGTGACCCTAAATTGTAAAAGGTGCATATGCAGTAAAGACACAAGGGAAATATCTGAGTAATACAGTTCTTGCCTTCCAAACGTTAATATGACAAATTgcaaagtttggggttggtaagattttagaACATCTCACCAAGGcatttcatttgatcaaaaactaaaaaaaattttttaaatattgctataatttaaaataattatctattataaatatacattttcaacagGCATTACTTCAGACTCGCCACTGAAGACTAGTTTAATAGCCTGACTAGTTTACTTCTGTTTAAGGAAAGGTATAATAAAAAAAGGTGTAGTTCGACTAATGATAACTGATTCTTTACCATGTAAACAATATTAATTACAGACAGCCACTCCCATTTGACGTCACACGGTGACTCAAGCAGATGTTTAAAAGCTCCATTATAA from Carassius auratus strain Wakin unplaced genomic scaffold, ASM336829v1 scaf_tig00017706, whole genome shotgun sequence includes the following:
- the LOC113075818 gene encoding cryptochrome-1 isoform X1 produces the protein MVVNTIHWFRKGLRLHDNPSLRDSIIGADTLRCVYILDPWFAGSSNVGINRWRFLLQCLEDLDASLRKLNFRLFVIRGQPTDVFPRLFKEWNITRLSYEYDSEPFGKDRDAAIKKLATEAGVEAFVRISHTLYDLDKIIELNGGQSPLTYKRFQTLISRMDPVETPAETITAEVMGKCATPVNDDHDDKFGVPSLEELGFETDGLSSAVWPGGETEALTRLERHLERKAWVANFERPRMNANSLLASPTGLSPYLRFGCLSCRLFYFKLTDLYRKVKKNSVPPLSLYGQLLWREFFYTAATNNPHFDKMEFNPICVKIPWDRNPEALAKWAEGRTGFPWIDAIMTQLRQEGWIHHLARHAVACFLTRGDLWISWEEGMKVFEELLLDADWSVNAGSWMWLSCSSFFQQFFHCYCPVGFGRRTDPNGDYIRRYLPILRGFPAKFIYDPWNAPESVQKIAKCIIGVHYPKPMVNHAEASRINIERMKQIYQQLSCYRGLGLLETVPSNAPNNGDGAGPSSGDNTQESTHITAVQTSPASSQPKFSPFTVSCGQLSVNSVQPQPGYSSVGLVGQAHTQSQRGRGTSAFLKRHSEEQASDGLSKIQRHDSN
- the LOC113075818 gene encoding cryptochrome-1 isoform X2, which codes for MVVNTIHWFRKGLRLHDNPSLRDSIIGADTLRCVYILDPWFAGSSNVGINRWRFLLQCLEDLDASLRKLNFRLFVIRGQPTDVFPRLFKEWNITRLSYEYDSEPFGKDRDAAIKKLATEAGVEAFVRISHTLYDLDKIIELNGGQSPLTYKRFQTLISRMDPVETPAETITAEVMGKCATPVNDDHDDKFGVPSLEELGFETDGLSSAVWPGGETEALTRLERHLERKAWVANFERPRMNANSLLASPTGLSPYLRFGCLSCRLFYFKLTDLYRKVKKNSVPPLSLYGQLLWREFFYTAATNNPHFDKMEFNPICVKIPWDRNPEALAKWAEGRTGFPWIDAIMTQLRQEGWIHHLARHAVACFLTRGDLWISWEEGMKVFEELLLDADWSVNAGSWMWLSCSSFFQQFFHCYCPVGFGRRTDPNGDYIRRYLPILRGFPAKFIYDPWNAPESVQKIAKCIIGVHYPKPMVNHAEASRINIERMKQIYQQLSCYRGLGLLETVPSNAPNNGDGAGPSSGDNTQESTHITVQTSPASSQPKFSPFTVSCGQLSVNSVQPQPGYSSVGLVGQAHTQSQRGRGTSAFLKRHSEEQASDGLSKIQRHDSN